A genomic window from Lotus japonicus ecotype B-129 chromosome 1, LjGifu_v1.2 includes:
- the LOC130718351 gene encoding transcription factor bHLH96-like: MAFEAVVFPQDPAFTYGCKNDYFFSATTAVGAWGTNNNNYGLLQAAEEEEEKKLLEIIINNNNMDQEQNLHSNNWDSSSHTSPEACTFDQSSPTPFSSSRRKRRRTKSAKNMEEIENQRMTHIAVERNRRKQMNEYLSALRSLMPSSYVQRGDQASIIGGAINFVKELEQLLQSMEGQKKTDQPGSSPLPPFAEFFVFPQYTTRAATHSNDTNMGVADIEVTLVDSHANLKILSKKRRGNLMKIIGGIQSLSLTILHLNVTTVDDLVLYSVSLKVEEECQLSTVDEIAAAVNQLLSMVGEEVTFS, from the exons ATGGCATTTGAGGCTGTGGTTTTCCCACAAGATCCTGCATTCACATATGGTTGCAAAAATGATTACTTTTTCTCTGCAACAACTGCTGTTGGAGCATGGggcaccaacaacaacaactatgGTCTCCTCCaagcagcagaagaagaagaagaaaaaaaactccttgaaatcatcatcaacaacaacaacatggaCCAGGAGCAGAATCTCCATTCAAATAATTGGGATTCTTCTTCCCACACATCCCCTGAAGCCTGCACCTTTGATCAATCATCTCCTacaccattttcttcttctcggCGAAAACGACGTCGCACCAAGAGCGCCAAGAACATGGAAGAAATCGAGAATCAGAGGATGACCCACATCGCGGTTGAACGAAACCGCCGCAAACAGATGAACGAGTACCTTTCTGCGCTAAGATCTTTGATGCCTTCTTCTTATGTTCAAAGG GGTGACCAAGCGTCTATTATTGGAGGTGCTATTAACTTTGTGAAGGAGTTAGAGCAACTATTACAATCCATGGAAGGGCAAAAGAAAACGGACCAGCCAGGCTcatcaccactgccaccatttGCTGAGTTCTTCGTGTTTCCTCAGTACACGACGCGTGCTGCAACTCATAGCAACGATACGAACATGGGCGTAGCAGACATTGAGGTTACTTTGGTGGATAGCCATGCCAATTTGAAGATACTTTCGAAGAAACGAAGAGGAAACCTCATGAAGATCATTGGTGGGATTCAAAGTCTCAGTCTCACAATTCTTCATCTTAATGTTACCACTGTGGATGATTTAGTCCTTTACTCAGTGAGTCTCAAGGTAG AGGAGGAGTGTCAGCTGAGCACGGTGGATGAAATAGCGGCCGCCGTGAATCAACTATTATCCATGGTCGGAGAAGAAGTGACTTTCAGTTGA